The following nucleotide sequence is from Mytilus edulis chromosome 13, xbMytEdul2.2, whole genome shotgun sequence.
ATCCTCTTTGTGAATTTAAGAAGTATTGACATGCAGTCGGATCAAAAGGAAATATACACATTGTCGGTAAAAACTTAATCTTTACTCGATTAGTATgctgtccattatcactgaactagtatacttttGCTCAGGGGCCAGCTGAGAggttctcgctgcattgaagactcattgcTGGACTTCGGCTGTTGACTGATCTTTTGTCGGTttttttttgacacattccccagttCCATTTCAACTTTATCGTTACGTTTTAAATATCACATCTGTCCTTATCTGTGAATCAGTGTTCCGGAAAAACTGTTTCCATGACCTCCAATATAAATCACATCTCCATTAGAGTTTGCATGAGTACAGAACACCCATGCTTTGTCGCCTTTTGTTAGAAAATCTACCCCATTTGAAGATACGCAAGGTCCATGTTCGCCGACGTTGTTTCTGAAATTCAAGTCTGCCAATATTTTCCCATTTCCAACTTTAATAAATGCATGAATAGAGTCATTCATTTCAGGACATAATTGTACAGTGAGCAAATACATTCCAGAATAAGGAGCCGTAAATACACCAGTTGTATTGTCATATCCATCGTCATAATTCACTATCAAGTTTGGGAATACCAAAGTCTTTCCTATTAGATTGCTATCAAATTTCAAATCCCGTGCTGTAAAGGTCACTGTTGGTGTTCTAAGATTTTCTGTTAAGAAATTGATATAATTTATGGTCCAAAATATAATGCCAATTACTATACACGAAACACATAcgattatttattttgaattgttGTCTAATTGTCGAGTATTTAAATAAAATCTGCATTAAGTATGAGCcgctagcctttgttagtcttgacagttgttttttcaatttcagttcaCTTataatatgttttggagtttagcgAGACCTCCATTTGCacttttatttaggggccaactgaggaccacctccgggggCGAGTCTTCTCGCTGCGTTAAAGACTCATTCGTGGCTTTCGGCTGTCGTCTGCTCTTAGGTTggattgttgtttctttgacacattccccatttccattctcaatttaatttttgttatgatCTTGATATTCTTGTTATCGCAACCTGTAGTATGAACATTTTTAGATATTCGGTGATGTTTATCATGAACAAGAAAAGTTCAAAAGTTTCCATGTGTCGTGTGTGGTATTCGATATActcaatatatataatttatgtgaGAAGTTTTGTTTATACAGAACTACTTCATATATGTAttgcatattatatatattgcACAACAATATAGGTGAATAATTCCATTATAGTAAATAGTAGTTTACAAATGCTAGGAAGTTAGTCTATCGAATTCTATGGTACATGTTGTTATGGGTTATCACGTGTATAAACTTTTAAATTGATTAGACATTTAAATTAATAGATATTTTTGTTATCCCTTTACTCATACTTTCTTACCTGTCAATTCCATCGTTACATTTTTGACTTTTTCTTCAATGATGACGTTCAACTGTTTTGTTTCATCCTTTAGTTTACTTATATCAGATATGATATCCTTCACTGTGTAGTCGAGAACTTTCCGTATTTCTTCGtaaatgtatacttttagttGGGATGATAATTTAGCCATGTCTAGTTTTGCGACAAGTGGTGCATCTATACTGTTCAGTAAGGGAACTTCAAAATTCGGACAGTCTTGTCCTTGCCTAACGTCACCAAAGCAAACTGTTACAATGATGGCCATCACTGCAACACTAAACATTTTGCCATGTGAAAACTTCATTTCAAAGTGTTGGTGCTGTAATTATGCGGccaattactagtataaaaatatgtatatgttttCAATGAAACAATACCTCGACATATGTAGTATTATAATATATTGCGCAGTTGTAAAGGTCACAACTAAGTTTCCTTTTGTAAAGGCCTTTTCCGTGTGAACATGTAAAGGAAAGCGATTGtcaaatatatgttcaaaaagtAAATGCgtgttttaaaataatatttgtaaagTCAATTTTATCTAATTACAAGATTGATTgattttaacttgtcttttatatCAGTCTATCTACTTGTTGGGAAGTTTTCTTTCTTAAAGTCGTGGTATGAATCACATATTGACCACTGGACTCTACGAAAattacaatcaatcaatatttataataagATCATTTTGATGATGCTGCGCAGGGTCTGAGCAGAACATTGATGAACCAGAAGTatatcaaagaacgtctcgtcatttttctattaaaaaaatcatcggaaggtaccaagaccttgtattacgtatcaacttcacaaataatacacgatggtcttgaaacATAGATTCTCTGTACTGAAgttttttatcatcttaataacgtatTATATTAtccttttatttgtctttgtgtatattatttttactgtttagtctgttttattggctcggtacttgtacatcctgtcattgtgttattttctATGATAAttctcgtattcttgtctttcattctTGCTTATTTGCATTGAATATATACCTTTTCGTGCTTATTTCATACATATGACGAggctgtgtacttatacatccaattattgtgctattgtaaatcaATTTTGTATTCTAGTCTTTCATGATGAGAAAAACACATACCTTATAGTCATCTGTAAAAGATTAATGTGTTATTTGTTTGTGTCTTGGTATCTTCTGCCTCTATATTTCTACTTGTACTATTTGTAGTTGCTGTCGTATACTTTCgatatggatagttttgtttcacTTGTAACACTTACCTGATATAGTAAACAATTTAGATGACTTCCCTTTGACTAGTTGACAACTCGATTAAGCGTTTAACTGTCCAAGACATCTACATGTGAATCAGTTATGAGCTTGCGtatattataaatttttaattgagGCGACATCAAGTTTTTTCACTGCTCcgaagtttttttaaatttggatttTTGTTCTcgaaaggttttttttaatagttatagAACTACATGTACGTCTCTTAGTGAAGACGATGATTCTTCAGTCACCCAAAAGGTCGTTCAGTGCACAGGTAAAATGGCGGAACGTTCGTAAAAGACAACTAGAGGTAAAAAGTCGATCAAAGCTAAAACAGATAATATTCAGGCTCTTAAAGATAAATGGGAAAAAAAGATTCTCCGGCTTTCAGGCCAAAATGGAGAAATTTATGGACTTGCTCACTCGTATGAACAGTGTTGAACAGTAAACTGGCATTAGTCGCAGTGAGCAGAGACCTAGTACATCATGCACAAAACATGTGAAGAACGTCTCTTCGGGAGTGCGTAGTTCACACAATGATTTAAATGACAATTTTCCTGTTGACCAGGAGAGTGATTGTCTTGATGCTTTATCACTTAACCCAAATGATAGAGAAGTGCATGCTATGtgtatgtgttcagatgataatCAGATTGGATCTGTGAGTCATGCTAATGTTAATAACAGTATATCTAAGTCAgatagattttataaatatttgaactttatTAAGAACAAAGTTGGTGAAAATGATGCTTCTGAAAATTCGGAGAGTaataatttttacctattatgtctgtttgttttgttcacacatcgttgtcaatataatggaattatatgagactgtcatacaagtgataggtttagctacctataaaaccaagtttaatccactaTTATccacataaaaaaatgcctgtaccaaatcaggaatatgacagttgttatccattcgtttgatgtgtttgagcttttgcttttgccatttgattacggactttcagttttgaatttttctcggagtacGGTAGTTtcttaatttactttttattttcttgttaaaagAAGATGcttaaacaaaaaaacagaacATGAGTCTGTTGGTATAATATTAGATATAGTCAGATTGAAACCGTATCTCACTCTTGACATTCTGAGAATCCAGGTAAACAGACTGCTTACAAGTATGAATATAAAACATGTTTCCCTGTTCATGACAAATCTGTCCAACATTTACAGGTACCAACTTTATGGTGTCTAGTTTGCTTCATAAGAAACATTGAACTAAAGCTTTGTATTTCAGTGGCAAGAAGAATATTTTATATACACCTTTTGTCAAAGTGATAGATAAACTTGCATATTATGGACAGGTAGTTTCAAGGATGAGAATTGTGTCCGCATCGTAGGTGCAACACGCTCTTATTACTTTACTATAATCTTTATCTCAGAACAATGTAAAATTGATATATAGGTGTTCTCAACAAGTGAGGAATATTTTTGATATGTCTACCAAATTTCTAGATCGGGTATCTCGTAGTGGAGCTTTTAATCATTTAATACGTAGAAAAGCTGCAATGGAAGACACTGGTTTAGAAGCAATTAAAGATTTAAGTCCTCTACTCACTGATTTACCATTAACTAGTACTGGTGTGTTCGGTCAAGGCCTTGAACAGACCTTGAAAGAAAGAACAGAAAAAAGCAAAAATTTGTTGCCTGAGGTGTATGTAGTAACCAATATATTTGTAGTAACAAAtcttataaaagaaaaaagattcATAAACGAGGTTGTTACAAGAGCAGTACTTTTGCAAGGTCTGATAAACAGGACAGAACATCACACTTTTCTTTTCTTTCCAATCAAGAAAATCTCAAGAGATTACTTGAAGGTAAGCAACAGGCAGATTATGTTATTGTTTTCTGAGAAACCTGTaaagggggggggtgggggtggcGGGGTGTGGGGGTTAACCTATTTTTAACAGAATGGACCAAGATATCAAACGATCAGATGGTTATAAACTAGATCAAAGAAGGTTGTTGTCTGGAATTTCAATTCAGGCCTCCAAAAACAGGGGTAAGAAAAACATATGCTCCTTCAAAAAGTTTAGAAATTTTAAATACggatgtaaaataattaattcaaaaaGGCGCTTTAAAAAAATTTCCGAAGGAGGATATAATGAACGTTTCACAGCACGTTTTTTCTGGTAACCAAAACGAAAACAAACCAGCGGATTTATGTCCAGTGATCAACCTAAAACGCTTAAACAGGTATCTCTGCAAACAACATTTCAAAATGAGCACACCGAAAACAGTGATAAATCTAGTGAAACAAGGAGATTGCGCAATTTCCCTCGATCTAAAAGATGCGCATATGGAAATTTCGATCCAAAAAAATCACAGAAAGTATCTCAGGTTCTGGTTGAAAGGCAGTCCATGACTGTTATTCAATGTTCTACCGTTTGGTCCAACATCAGCACCCAGAGTGTGTTTACAAAGGTAGTGTTTGTAGTAGCAGGATACATGAGATCAATGAGCATTCGACTAAAAGTATACTTGGACGATTGATTTTTTGTGAACCAAAGCAAAAATCAGTTAGTTTTAGATCGAGAGACAGGGCTAAATCTTCTTGTCAAACTAGGTTGTATTATAAACTTTAAGAAATGCTCTCTGGTCCCAACTAAAAAAATAGTGTACATAGGGGCTCTTTTTTCTTTTAGATTTGGATATAGTAATGCCGACAGAAGACAGGATTCAAAATAAGAACCTA
It contains:
- the LOC139500057 gene encoding uncharacterized protein, with translation MKFSHGKMFSVAVMAIIVTVCFGDVRQGQDCPNFEVPLLNSIDAPLVAKLDMAKLSSQLKVYIYEEIRKVLDYTVKDIISDISKLKDETKQLNVIIEEKVKNVTMELTENLRTPTVTFTARDLKFDSNLIGKTLVFPNLIVNYDDGYDNTTGVFTAPYSGMYLLTVQLCPEMNDSIHAFIKVGNGKILADLNFRNNVGEHGPCVSSNGVDFLTKGDKAWVFCTHANSNGDVIYIGGHGNSFSGTLIHR